One window of the Nocardia huaxiensis genome contains the following:
- a CDS encoding MlaE family ABC transporter permease codes for MNTAVDWAKGYWQDHPKRSLETGGRMMAMGVSAVAELFIAIFRKRFPFGEFIRQCAFMANVAAAPTLLVAIPIGVIVSIQVGSVAQQVGATSFIGAANGLGIIQQGAPLVTSLMIAGAVGSAICADLGSRTIREEIDAMKVMGVDPMRRLVAPRLGAAMLVSVLLCGFVVFVGFLTGYIFNIFAQGGTPGSYVGTFSSFAVTMDLFVALLKSLIFGLFAAIIACDAGLNAKGGPGGVANAVNTAVVLSAVMLFGTNLALTQIYNSLFPPQMV; via the coding sequence ATGAATACGGCCGTGGACTGGGCCAAGGGGTACTGGCAAGATCATCCCAAGCGGTCGCTGGAGACCGGCGGCCGGATGATGGCCATGGGCGTGTCGGCCGTCGCCGAGCTTTTCATCGCGATCTTCCGGAAGCGATTCCCCTTCGGCGAGTTCATCCGCCAGTGCGCCTTCATGGCGAATGTGGCAGCCGCACCTACTCTGCTGGTCGCAATTCCGATCGGCGTCATCGTCTCCATTCAGGTCGGCTCGGTCGCCCAGCAGGTCGGCGCGACCTCCTTCATCGGCGCGGCCAACGGCCTCGGCATCATTCAGCAGGGCGCGCCCCTGGTCACCTCGCTCATGATCGCGGGCGCGGTCGGCTCGGCCATCTGCGCCGACCTCGGCTCCCGCACCATCCGCGAGGAGATCGACGCCATGAAGGTCATGGGCGTGGACCCCATGCGCCGCCTGGTCGCCCCGCGCCTCGGCGCTGCCATGCTGGTGTCCGTATTGCTGTGTGGCTTCGTGGTTTTCGTCGGCTTCCTGACCGGCTACATCTTCAATATCTTCGCGCAGGGCGGCACGCCGGGCTCCTACGTCGGCACCTTCTCCTCGTTCGCGGTCACCATGGACCTGTTCGTGGCGCTGCTCAAGTCGCTCATCTTCGGCCTGTTCGCCGCGATCATCGCCTGCGACGCCGGACTGAACGCCAAGGGCGGCCCGGGTGGCGTCGCCAATGCGGTGAACACCGCGGTGGTGCTGTCGGCCGTCATGCTCTTCGGCACCAATCTGGCTCTGACCCAGATCTACAACTCCCTGTTCCCCCCACAGATGGTCTGA
- a CDS encoding S1 family peptidase — MIRKFAGVAGAFAVALSTALLGAGAASADPAPAVIGGGSGIIIDDMFECTVTTIGHDGAGRLVGLTAGHCGDPGAEVYAEASRGSGLIGKFVYSNHDLDYAVIQFDPARVVPVNRVGNVTITGIGGPPNFPMIVCKEGRTTGNTCGISWGDVFGTNIETWSQMCVVEGDSGAPVVVGSTLVGMVNAYLAIACFGPEVGTNMSTIMGDLNARGGIGSGYYPI, encoded by the coding sequence ATGATCAGGAAATTTGCCGGGGTGGCCGGCGCGTTCGCCGTAGCCCTGAGCACCGCGCTGCTCGGCGCGGGAGCCGCGAGCGCCGACCCCGCACCCGCTGTCATCGGCGGCGGCTCCGGAATCATCATCGACGACATGTTCGAGTGCACCGTGACCACCATCGGTCACGACGGCGCCGGACGGCTCGTCGGCCTCACCGCCGGACACTGTGGTGACCCCGGCGCCGAGGTCTACGCGGAAGCCTCCCGCGGCAGCGGCCTGATCGGAAAGTTCGTGTACTCCAATCACGATCTGGACTACGCGGTCATCCAGTTCGACCCCGCCCGGGTCGTGCCGGTCAATCGGGTCGGCAATGTGACCATCACCGGCATCGGCGGCCCGCCCAACTTCCCGATGATCGTCTGCAAGGAGGGCCGGACCACCGGCAACACCTGCGGCATCTCCTGGGGCGACGTCTTCGGCACCAATATCGAGACCTGGAGCCAGATGTGCGTGGTCGAAGGTGACTCGGGCGCACCGGTGGTCGTCGGCAGCACGCTCGTCGGCATGGTGAACGCCTACCTGGCCATCGCCTGCTTCGGCCCCGAGGTCGGCACCAATATGAGCACCATCATGGGCGACCTGAACGCCCGCGGCGGCATCGGATCCGGGTACTACCCGATCTAG
- the lppU gene encoding LppU family putative lipoprotein yields the protein MSRQQMFARTAAPLIAAAALLLAGCGGSTIDGTPVAASGGPSATTTAKSPTTTKAPTGKGSPTTTKPGGGRTDFQAAIGDCVNLGGTDTDAEIDKATCGSANSNFKVVAKARNSDSCPADTDHVYYETLNGIETGAICLEIDWIVGECMELNGIPKRISCTTPGTIEGVKVEKILQGTTDINGCEDGGYVYEERRKVVCVFSL from the coding sequence GTGTCGCGTCAGCAGATGTTCGCCCGCACGGCCGCCCCACTGATCGCCGCCGCAGCCCTGCTGCTGGCCGGGTGCGGTGGCTCCACCATCGACGGCACGCCCGTCGCCGCCTCCGGCGGCCCGTCGGCCACGACCACCGCCAAATCCCCCACCACCACGAAGGCCCCGACCGGCAAGGGCTCCCCCACGACCACCAAACCCGGTGGCGGCCGCACCGACTTCCAGGCCGCCATCGGCGACTGCGTGAACCTCGGCGGCACCGACACCGACGCCGAGATCGACAAGGCCACCTGCGGCAGTGCGAACTCCAATTTCAAGGTGGTCGCGAAGGCCCGCAACAGCGACTCCTGCCCGGCCGACACCGACCACGTCTACTACGAGACGCTCAACGGTATCGAGACCGGCGCGATCTGCCTGGAGATCGACTGGATCGTCGGCGAGTGCATGGAGCTGAACGGGATTCCCAAGCGCATCTCCTGCACGACGCCCGGCACCATCGAGGGCGTGAAGGTGGAGAAGATCCTGCAGGGCACCACCGATATCAACGGCTGTGAGGACGGCGGCTACGTCTACGAGGAGCGCCGCAAGGTCGTCTGCGTGTTCAGCCTCTGA